From a single Oreochromis niloticus isolate F11D_XX linkage group LG3, O_niloticus_UMD_NMBU, whole genome shotgun sequence genomic region:
- the LOC102081543 gene encoding tripartite motif-containing protein 16-like — translation MAEKGVQLDQETFSCSICLDLLKDPVTTTCGHSYCMNCIKTHFDEEDRKGIHSCPQCRKTFTPRPVLEKNVMLAALVEQLKKTGLQAAPADHCYAGPEDVACDVCTGRKLKAIKSCLTCLASYCEKHLQPHYDAAPLKKHKLVDLYKKLQENICSRHEEVMKTFCHTDQKSICNVCKKDDHKGHETVPAAAERTEKQKELEVRRLNIQQRIQEREKDVKLLQQEVEAINSSADKAVEDSEKMFTELIRLIQKRSSDVKQQVRSQQETEVSRVKELQEKLEQEIAELKRKDGELEQLSHTEDHNQFLHNYPSLSALSESTHSSSINIRPLSYFEDVTAAVSETRDILQDILREEWTNISLTVTEVDVLLSPPEPKTRAGFLKYSHEITLDPNTANKYLLLSEGNRKAIYTKEEQSYSDHPDRFTGWLQILSKESLSGRCYWEVEWRGKGVEIAVTYKNIRRVGKSDLCFFGFNQKSWSLKCYINKYEFWYNKVQTVLSGPRSSRVGVYLDHRAGILSFYSISETMTLLHRVQTTFTQPLYAGLWLCESDGVSAEFIKLK, via the coding sequence ATGGCAGAAAAAGGAGTTCAGCTGGACCAAGAAACCTTCTCTTGTTCGATCTGTTTGGATCTACTCAAGGATCCGGTGACTACAACttgtggacacagctactgcatgaaCTGTATCAAAACCCACTTTGATGAAGAGGACAGGAAgggaatccacagctgccctcagtgcaggAAGACTTTCACACCGAGGCCTGTCCTGGAGAAAAACGTCATGTTAGCAGCTTtagtggagcagctgaagaagactggactccaagctgctccagctgatcactgctatgctggacctgaagatgtggcctgtgatgtctgcactgggaGGAAGCTGAAAGCCATCAAGTCCTGTTTAACTTGTCTGGcctcttactgtgagaaacacctcCAACCTCACTATGATGCAGctccattaaagaaacacaaacttgTTGACCTTTAcaagaagctccaggagaacatctgctctcgtcatgaGGAGGTGATGAAGACTTTTTGCCATACTGATCAGAAGAGTATCTGTAATGTCTGCAAAAAGGATGACCATAAAGGCCATGAAACAgtcccagctgcagcagaaaggactgagaagcagaaggagcTCGAGGTGAGACGactaaacatccagcagagaatccaggaacgagagaaagatgtgaagctgcttcaacaggaggtggaggccatcaatagctctgctgataaagcagtggaggacagtgagaagatgttcactgagctgatccgtctcatccagaaaagaagctctgatgtgaagcagcaggtcagatcccagcaggaaactgaagtgagtcgagtcaaagagcttcaggagaagctggagcaggagatcgctgagctgaagaggaaagacggcgagctggagcagctctcacacacagaggatcacaaccagtttctacacaactacccctcactgtcagcactcagtgagtctacacactcatccagcatcaatattcgtcctctgagctactttgaggatgtgacagcagctgtgtcagagaccagagatatactacaggacattctgagagaggaatggacaaacatctcactgacagtcactgaagtggatgttttactgtcaccaccagagccaaagaccagagctggattcttaaaatattcacatgaaatcacactggatccaaacacagcaaacaaatATCTGCTGTTATCTGAGGGGAACAGAAAAGCAATATATACCAAAGAAGAACAGTCTtattctgatcatccagacagattcactGGATGGCTTCAGATCCTGAGTAAAGAGAGTCTGAGTggacgttgttactgggaggtggagtggagaggaAAAGGAGTTGAAATAGCAGTCACATACAAGAATATCCGAAGAGTAGGAAAATCAGACTTATGTTTTTTTGGATTCAATCAAAAATCGTGGTCACTGAAGTGTTATATAAACAAATATGAATTTTGGTACAACAAAGTCCAAACTGTCCTCTCAGGTCCTCGgtcctccagagtaggagtgtacctggatcacagagcaggtattctgtctttctacagcatctctgaaaccatgactctcctccacagagtccagaccacattcactcagccgctctatgctggacttTGGCTTTGTGAGTCTGATGGCGTCTCTGCTGAGTTCATTAAACTTAAATAG
- the LOC102078005 gene encoding tripartite motif-containing protein 16, with protein sequence MVFKDIQVKDGWTNISLTVTEVDVLLSPPEPKTRAEFLKYSCEITLDPNTAHRHLLLSEGNRKVTFMKQLQSYSDHPDRFTGCHQVLSRESLTGRCYWEVEWRGRGVDVAVAYKNIRRAGSLDGFGFGFNDKSWSLRCYTYSYIFWYNKKRTDLSGPRSSRVGVYLDHRAGILSFYSVSETMTLLHRVQTTFTQPLYAGLRLFESFFGESNRDTAELIELN encoded by the exons ATGGTTTTCAAG GATATACAGGTTAAAGATGG atggacaaacatctcactgacagtcactgaagtggatgttttactgtcaccaccagagccaaagaccagagctgaattcttaaaatattcatgtgaaatcacactggatccaaacacagcacacagacaTCTGTTATTATCTGAGGGGAACAGAAAAGTAACATTTATGAAACAACTACAGTCTtattctgatcatccagacagattcactGGATGTCATCAGgtcctgagtagagagagtctgactggacgttgttactgggaggtggagtggagagggagaggagttGATGTAGCAGTCGCATACAAGAATATTAGAAGAGCAGGGAGCTTAGATGGATTTGGTTTTGGATTCAATGACAAATCTTGGTCATTACGTTGTTACACATACAGTTATATCTTTTGGTACAACAAGAAGCGAACTGACCTCTCAGGTCCTCGgtcctccagagtaggagtgtacctggatcacagagcaggtattctgtctttctacagcgtctctgaaaccatgactctcctccacagagtccagaccacattcactcagccgctctatgctggacttCGGCTTTTTGAGAGTTTTTTTGGTGAATCTAATAGAGACACTGCAGAGTTAATTGAGCTAAACTAG